One region of Endozoicomonas sp. Mp262 genomic DNA includes:
- a CDS encoding ribonuclease Z, with translation MRLTFLGTSAGMPTTERNVTALALAIDDSRCWYLVDCGEGTQHRLLTCRYTLAQLKAIFITHIHGDHIFGLPGLLTSASMQGRIEPLTICGPDGVEPFVRQSLACADVHDLPFELHFVRSDAEDFTFSDENFAVTAHPLSHRVPSFAYRFFEKTVATALDGEKLKALGVPRGPLWGQLQKGERIVLENGTRVSPEQVMDPAPRSRVAVIGGDNDQPELLHEVLLDADLLVHESTFTDEVFQKVGPRWMHSTAKKVAEAAARAGVPNIILTHFSGRYRLSPRAGENSVEMLRREAQEYYQGQVELAEDLGVWQLSREGQLVGLND, from the coding sequence ATGAGACTGACTTTTCTTGGTACCTCGGCGGGTATGCCAACCACTGAACGGAATGTCACCGCACTTGCCCTGGCAATTGATGATAGCCGTTGCTGGTATCTGGTGGACTGTGGGGAGGGAACCCAGCATCGCCTGCTTACTTGTCGCTACACTCTTGCCCAATTGAAGGCGATATTTATTACCCATATCCACGGTGACCACATTTTTGGTCTGCCCGGGTTATTGACATCTGCGAGTATGCAAGGGCGTATTGAACCCCTGACCATCTGTGGCCCGGATGGTGTTGAGCCGTTTGTCAGGCAGTCATTGGCCTGTGCCGATGTGCATGATCTGCCTTTTGAGCTGCATTTTGTCAGAAGTGATGCTGAAGACTTTACCTTTAGTGATGAAAATTTTGCCGTAACCGCCCATCCCCTTTCCCACCGGGTACCGAGCTTTGCCTATCGCTTTTTTGAAAAAACCGTGGCCACTGCCCTTGATGGGGAAAAGCTAAAGGCTTTGGGTGTCCCCAGGGGGCCTTTGTGGGGGCAGCTGCAAAAAGGCGAGCGTATTGTTTTGGAGAATGGAACCCGGGTTAGTCCGGAACAGGTCATGGACCCGGCACCCAGGAGCCGGGTTGCGGTGATTGGCGGCGATAATGACCAGCCGGAACTGTTGCACGAGGTATTGCTGGATGCGGACCTGCTGGTTCATGAATCAACATTTACCGATGAGGTTTTTCAGAAGGTAGGGCCGAGATGGATGCACAGCACCGCCAAAAAAGTTGCTGAAGCCGCTGCCCGTGCCGGTGTGCCTAATATTATTCTCACCCACTTCAGTGGTCGTTATCGCCTATCACCCAGGGCGGGTGAAAACAGTGTTGAAATGTTGCGAAGGGAAGCACAGGAGTATTATCAGGGCCAGGTTGAACTGGCTGAAGACCTTGGGGTCTGGCAGCTTTCCCGGGAGGGGCAGTTGGTTGGTTTAAATGATTGA